The Acanthopagrus latus isolate v.2019 chromosome 6, fAcaLat1.1, whole genome shotgun sequence genome includes a region encoding these proteins:
- the LOC119021222 gene encoding probable nuclear hormone receptor HR38, producing MPCVQAQYASLPHDAYFSSEFLNPDLSAKLMMDINGQKDQLSTSSLPSINTLVGTGYMGEFDAYSCKITTSSPASTVSFSPAAVAENSCPQMPSQALKLDDLQVYGCYPGSFALSCFDETLSSCGSDYYGSPVYAAASPPTPGFQAQPAPVWDSPFSPYPQAPPSSVPDKPAMAQQLSFFTFSPTPEQHSPLGQHQDVQPGQDDPFFLSPQQHLSPLHCPPMSLEHRPLESPRLVESTLMSPKTHNPGSTEGRCAVCGDNASCQHYGVRTCEGCKGFFKRTVQKNAKYVCLANKDCPVDKRRRNRCQFCRFQKCLAVGMVKEVVRTDSLKGRRGRLPSKPKTLAEPSSTIPSVNIIASLVRAHLDSNPTIGKLDYSKYQETVVSLKEKEDADDIQQFYDLLTGSLDVIRIWAETIPGFTDFCTEDQELLLESAFVELFILRLAYRSNAEKNKLIFCNGVVLHRLQCVRSFGDWIDSIMDFSQSLHRMNLDISLFACLAALVIITDRHGLKEPKRVEDFQNHLITCLREHVSGNGPEASRTQPNYLSRLLGKLPELRTLCTQGLQRIFYLKLEDLVPPPPIVEKIFMDTLPF from the exons ATGCCCTGTGTACAAGCCCAGTATGCCTCACTGCCCCATGACGCCTACTTCAGCTCTGAGTTCCTGAATCCTGACCTAAGTGCCAAGCTGATGATGGACATCAATGGCCAAAAGGACCAGCTGTCTACATCTTCATTGCCCAGCATCAATACCTTGGTGGGGACTGGCTACATGGGGGAGTTCGATGCATATTCCTGCAAGATTACCACCTCATCTCCTGCCTCTACTGTTTCATTCAGCCCCGCCGCGGTGGCCGAAAACTCCTGCCCTCAAATGCCGAGCCAAGCCTTGAAACTGGATGATCTCCAGGTGTACGGCTGTTACCCAGGATCCTTCGCGCTCAGCTGCTTCGATGAAACGCTGTCTTCATGTGGCTCTGACTACTATGGCAGCCCGGTTtatgctgctgcttctcctccaaCACCGGGCTTTCAGGCCCAACCTGCACCTGTCTGGGATTCCCCTTTCAGCCCCTACCCCCAGGCCCCCCCGTCCTCTGTGCCTGATAAGCCAGCGATGGCCCAGCAGCTCTCTTTTTTCACCTTCAGCCCCACACCAGAGCAGCACTCTCCCCTGGGGCAGCATCAGGATGTTCAGCCAGGCCAGGACGACCCTTTCTTCCTGTCCCCTCAgcagcatctctctcctcttcactgtccCCCCATGTCCTTGGAGCACAGACCGCTGGAGAGCCCCAGGCTAGTGGAGAGCACCTTGATGTCTCCAAAAACCCACAACCCAGGATCCACTGAGGGCCGCTGTGCCGTCTGTGGTGACAATGCATCCTGTCAGCACTATGGAGTCCGCACCTGTGAGGGCTGCAAAGGATTCTTCAAG CGAACTGTACAGAAAAATGCAAAGTATGTCTGCCTCGCCAATAAAGACTGTCCGGTggacaagaggaggagaaaccGTTGCCAGTTCTGCCGTTTCCAGAAATGTCTTGCAGTGGGAATGGTCAAAGAAG TTGTTCGCACAGACAGCCTGAAAGGTCGCCGGGGTCGTCTGCCCTCCAAACCCAAGACTCTGGCTGAGCCTTCATCCACAATCCCCAGTGTCAACATCATAGCTTCTCTTGTGAGGGCTCATTTAGATTCAAACCCGACCATTGGCAAGCTTGACTACTCCAAG taCCAGGAGACAGTTGTCAGcctgaaagaaaaggaggatgCCGATGACATCCAGCAGTTTTATGACCTGCTGACGGGCTCTTTGGATGTGATAAGAATCTGGGCTGAAACCATCCCGGGGTTCACAGATTTCTGCACAGAGGACCAGGAGCTGCTCCTCGAATCTGCCTTTGTTGAGCTCTTCATTCTGCGACTCGCATACAG GTCCAATGCTGAAAAGAACAAGCTGATCTTCTGTAACGGCGTGGTCCTCCATCGACTGCAGTGTGTTCGCAGTTTTGGTGACTGGATTGACTCCATCATGGATTTCTCCCAGAGCCTGCACCGCATGAACTTAGACATCTCCTTGTTCGCCTGCCTCGCAGCACTAGTTATCATAACCG ATCGCCATGGCCTCAAAGAGCCCAAGCGGGTGGAGGACTTTCAGAATCATCTGATCACTTGTTTAAGGGAACACGTGAGCGGGAACGGACCAGAAGCCAGCCGGACCCAGCCCAACTATCTTTCTCGTCTTCTGGGCAAACTCCCTGAACTGAGGACTCTATGCACACAAGGCCTACAGCGCATCTTCTACCTGAAACTGGAGGACCTGGTCCCCCCTCCACC